A genome region from Meriones unguiculatus strain TT.TT164.6M chromosome 19, Bangor_MerUng_6.1, whole genome shotgun sequence includes the following:
- the LOC132649206 gene encoding vomeronasal type-1 receptor 4-like, with translation MYLHLILYTRKEEMVLKFIKKTIFLFMTVLGILGNMSVSVNYNFSWWGAPEKKPIHLILIHLGFTNIIIHLAKGLPRTIAAFGLRNFLDDLGCKIIIYLERVARGLSICTSSLLTVVQAIIISSRESGWRTLRPKSAWHILPFFSLFWILNCLISLDIIHSTTNTRMNESQLMSDDSYCYFILPSQKIKWIFLPLTVLRDAVFQGAMGGASGYMVLLLHKHHQHVLYLQNSKLIYRTPPELRAAQSVLLLMLCFVFFYWTDCVCSLFLILSSGDNTSTVNTL, from the coding sequence atgtatttgcatCTCATCTTATATaccaggaaggaagaaatggttttgaagtttattaagaaaacaatttttctCTTCATGACTGTGCTTGGCATTCTGGGAAACATGTCTGTTTCCGTGAATTACAATTTCAGTTGGTGGGGAGCCCCTGAGAAGAAACCCATACACCTTATTCTCATCCACTTGGGTTTTACAAACATCATAATCCATCTTGCAAAAGGATTGCCAAGGACAATTGCAGCTTTTGGGTTGAGAAACTTCCTAGATGACTTAGGCTGTAAGATCATAATTTACCTGGAGAGGGTGGCCCGTGGCCTCTCCATCTGCACCAGCAGTCTCCTCACTGTGGTCCAGGCCATCATCatcagttccagagaatctgggtGGAGGACGCTCAGGCCAAAGTCTGCATGGCATATCCTCCCATTCTTCTCACTCTTTTGGATACTCAATTGTTTAATAAGTTTGGACATAATCCATTCCACCACAAATACAAGAATGAATGAATCACAGCTTATGAGTGATGACAGCTATTGTTATTTTATTCTACCAAGTCAGAAAATTAAATGGATTTTTCTCCCTCTCACGGTCCTGAGAGATGCAGTGTTTCAGGGTGCCATGGGAGGGGCCAGTGGCTACATGGTATTACTTCTGCACAAGCACCACCAGCATGTCCTCTACCTTCAAAACTCCAAGCTTATCTACAGAACTCCCCCTGAGCTGAGAGCTGCTCAAAGTGTCCTCCTTCtcatgctctgttttgttttcttttattggacTGATTGTgtctgttctttatttttaattctctcttCAGGGGACAATACTTCCACAGTAAATACTCTCTGA